The following are encoded in a window of Mobula hypostoma unplaced genomic scaffold, sMobHyp1.1 scaffold_100, whole genome shotgun sequence genomic DNA:
- the LOC134341497 gene encoding zinc finger protein 420-like, which produces MAHQRVHTGERPFICSDCGKGFTCSSKLKVHQRLHTGEWPFTCSDCGKGFTESFPLKRHQSVHTGEPPFTCSDCGKGFTESFHLRRHQSVHTGERPFTSSDCGKGFTESFHLRRHQSVQTGKRPFTCSDCGKGFTVSAHLLIHQSVHTAVRDFTCSVCDKTFTQSSNLQRHQRVHTGERPFICSDCGKGFTCSSKLKVHQRLHTGEWPFTCSDCGKGFTESFPLKRHQSVHTRERPFTCSDCGKGFTESFHLRRHQSVHTGERPFTSSDCGKGFTESFHLRRHQSVQTGKRPFTCSDCGKGFTVSAHLLIHQSVHTAVRDFTCSVCDKTFTQSSNLQRHQRVHTGEKPFTCSYCGKGFTRSSHLQSHQRVHTGEWPFTCSDCGKGFTQASHLRRHQSVHTGERPFTCSVCGKTFTQSSNLQTHQRIHTGEKPFTCSDCGKGFTQLASLQAHQSVHTGKRPFTCSDCGKGFTTSSHLLSHQSVHTGEKPFTCPDCGKRFSQSSHLHTHQRVHTGEKLFTCSHCGKGFTRSSTLQSHQRVHTAE; this is translated from the coding sequence atggctcaccagcgagttcacaccggggagcggccgtttatttgctcggactgtgggaagggattcacttgctcatctaaactaAAGGTACATCAGAgacttcacactggggagtggccgttcacctgctcagactgtgggaagggattcactgagtCATTTCCCCTCAAAaggcaccagtcagttcacaccggggagccgccatttacctgctcagactgtgggaagggattcactgagtCATTTCACCTCAGAaggcaccagtcagttcacactggggagaggccattcaccagctcggactgtgggaagggattcactgagtCATTTCACCTCAGAAGACACCAATCAGTTCAAACTGggaagaggccattcacctgctcagactgtgggaagggattcaccgtATCAGCTCACCTACTGattcaccagtcagttcacactgcagtGAGGgatttcacctgctcagtctgtgataagacattcactcagtcatccaacctgcagagacaccagcgagttcacaccggggagcggccgtttatttgctcggactgtgggaagggattcacttgctcatctaaactaAAGGTACATCAGAgacttcacactggggagtggccgttcacctgctcagactgtgggaagggattcactgagtCATTTCCCCTCAAAaggcaccagtcagttcacaccagggagcggccatttacctgctcagactgtgggaagggattcactgagtCATTTCACCTCAGAaggcaccagtcagttcacactggggagaggccattcaccagctcggactgtgggaagggattcactgagtCATTTCACCTCAGAAGACACCAATCAGTTCAAACTGggaagaggccattcacctgctcagactgtgggaagggattcaccgtATCAGCTCACCTACTGattcaccagtcagttcacactgcagtGAGGgatttcacctgctcagtctgtgataagacattcactcagtcatccaacctgcagagacaccagcgagttcacaccggggagaagccgttcacctgctcatactgtggaaagggattcactcggtcatcccacctgcagagtcaccagcgagttcacactggggagtggccgttcacctgctcagactgtgggaagggattcactcaggcaTCTCACCTacggagacaccagtcagttcacactggggagaggccgttcacctgctcagtctgtgggaagacattcactcagtcatccaacctacagacacaccagcgaattcacactggggagaagcctttcacctgctcagactgtgggaagggattcacacagTTAGCTAGCTTAcaagcacaccagtcagttcacactgggaagaggccgttcacctgctcagactgtgggaagggattcaccacATCGTCTCACCTACTGagtcaccagtcagttcacactggggagaagccattcacctgcccagactgtgggaagagattctctcagTCATCTCACCTACatacacaccagcgagttcacactggggagaagctgttcacctgctcacactgtggaaagggattcactcgatcatccaccctacagagtcaccagcgagttcacactgcaGAGTGA